ATGAGTATGGAATCGGTAGGAGGTTATCTGAATGCATTCACCTCCTCAGAATACACATGTTATTATTCCAGGTGCCTGAATACCCAAATGGATAAAGCCCTGGATGTGCTTTCTGACATGGTTCTTCACCCATCATTTCCGCAGGAAGAGGTTGAGAAGGAGAAGAAAGTGGTCATCGAAGAGATGAAAATGTACCGCGACAGTCCTGACGACTACCTCTTTGAGGAGTTCAGTAACAAGCTATTTGAAGGGCATCCACTGGGTAGACCTATCATCGGTTTTGAGGAGACGGTTTCAGCTTTTACACGAGATGATCTGTATGAGTATATGGAAGAACGGTACCAACCTTGGAACTTGCTTATAGCAGTTGCAGGTAACAGCGATCACGAGAAAGTGGTTGATATGGTATCCGACTATTTTGGCAATCTTCCGGCCAAAGGCGAAGATTCAGATAATGAGAGCTTAACCCCTTACAAGGTCTCTAACCAGCGTCTCACTAAAGATATTGAACAGACACATCTCATATTGGGTCGCAGGGGGCTGGATTATGATCACGATGATAAGTACCGCCTGTTGCTTGCCAATACGGTATTGGGCGGTGGTATGAGTTCGAGGCTGCATCAAAACGTCCGGGAAAAATACGGTTATTGCTATTCTATTAACACATTTAACCAGTCTTATCAGGATACCGGGGTTTACGGTGTTTACGTAGGAACGGATAAGGACTATGTGAAACATGTGAGAAAGCTTATTGAGAATGAATTGCAAAAACTGCAGCAAGAAGAGATTCCCGAACAAGAGCTGCAGGAGGCCAAATCACAATTAAAGGGTAAACTTATGCTATCACTTGAAAGCATGAGTAATCGCATGTCCCGATTGGCCAAAAGTGAATTGTATTTTAACCG
This is a stretch of genomic DNA from Halalkalibaculum roseum. It encodes these proteins:
- a CDS encoding M16 family metallopeptidase; translated protein: MQNLREIDFVEKTKLDNGLKVVTEKVESVKSVSVGIWVKTGSRNETAKQAGITHFLEHMLFKGTETRSSYDIAMSMESVGGYLNAFTSSEYTCYYSRCLNTQMDKALDVLSDMVLHPSFPQEEVEKEKKVVIEEMKMYRDSPDDYLFEEFSNKLFEGHPLGRPIIGFEETVSAFTRDDLYEYMEERYQPWNLLIAVAGNSDHEKVVDMVSDYFGNLPAKGEDSDNESLTPYKVSNQRLTKDIEQTHLILGRRGLDYDHDDKYRLLLANTVLGGGMSSRLHQNVREKYGYCYSINTFNQSYQDTGVYGVYVGTDKDYVKHVRKLIENELQKLQQEEIPEQELQEAKSQLKGKLMLSLESMSNRMSRLAKSELYFNRFVTLDELTQNIDGVEAGEVQSFAQNFFDKDQFSEAILLPEN